One Electrophorus electricus isolate fEleEle1 chromosome 13, fEleEle1.pri, whole genome shotgun sequence DNA segment encodes these proteins:
- the LOC118242354 gene encoding LOW QUALITY PROTEIN: bryoporin-like (The sequence of the model RefSeq protein was modified relative to this genomic sequence to represent the inferred CDS: inserted 2 bases in 1 codon), with amino-acid sequence MIMAAPLAGTSIEQISSIINTGRNVSIQINNQSAIYTLKHPRVFTSSGYPLSPPPPTIARNSIGACTFTKTSSSFRGSVGVLTYQILDIEAHTPGKLVIMFSVPFDYNMYENWFALGIFEENITCDQDLXMYYEKGSFTRSKGTGNEISYSQKNMRVNGTMSPAGKSVMKVEFEDQ; translated from the exons ATAATGGCTGCACCTCTGGCTGGCACCAGCATTGAACAAATTTCCTCCATTATAAACACAGGAAGAAATGTCAGCATTCAAATTAACAATCAAAGTGCAATTTATACCTTAAAACACCCAAG GGTCTTCACCTCCAGTGGATATCCTCTCAGTCCTCCACCACCAACAATTGCAAGAAACAGCATCGGAGCATGCACCTTTACCAAAACCTCAAGTTCATTCCGGGGTTCTGTGGGGGTCCTGACTTACCAAATCCTCGACATTGAGGCGCACACTCCTGGAAAACTCGTTATAATGTTCTCTGTACCTTTTGACTATAATATGTATGAAAACTGGTTTGCTCTTGGCATTTTTGAAGAAAATATAACATGTGATCAGGATCT AATGTATTATGAGAAGGGCTCATTTACCCGAAGCAAGGGTACAGGGAATGAGATCAGTTATTCCCAAAAAAACATGCGAGTGAACGGAACGATGTCTCCTGCAGGCAAATCTGTTATGAAGGTTGAATTTGAGGACCAGTAG
- the LOC118242355 gene encoding DELTA-sagatoxin-Srs1a-like yields the protein MIMAAPLAGTSIEQISSIINTGRNVSIQINNQSAIYTLKHPRVFTSSGYPLSPPPPTIARNSSGACTFTKTSSSFRGSVGVLTYQILDIEAHTPGKLVIMFSVPFDYNMYENWFALGIFEENITCDQDLFRQMYYEKGSFTRSKGTGTEISYSQKNMRVNGTMSPAGKCVMKVEFEDQ from the exons ATG ATAATGGCTGCACCTCTGGCTGGCACCAGCATTGAACAAATTTCCTCCATTATAAACACAGGAAGAAATGTCAGCATTCAAATTAACAATCAAAGTGCAATTTATACCTTAAAACACCCAAG GGTCTTCACCTCCAGTGGATATCCTCTCAGTCCTCCACCACCAACAATTGCAAGAAACAGCAGCGGAGCATGCACCTTTACCAAAACCTCAAGTTCATTCCGGGGTTCTGTGGGGGTCCTGACTTACCAAATCCTCGACATTGAGGCGCACACTCCTGGAAAACTCGTTATAATGTTCTCTGTACCTTTTGACTATAATATGTATGAAAACTGGTTTGCTCTTGGCATTTTTGAAGAAAATATAACATGTGATCAGGATCTATTCCGACAAATGTATTATGAGAAGGGCTCATTTACCCGAAGCAAGGGTACAGGGACTGAGATCAGTTATTCCCAAAAAAACATGCGAGTGAACGGAACGATGTCTCCTGCAGGCAAATGTGTTATGAAGGTTGAATTTGAGGACCAGTAG
- the LOC113584968 gene encoding DELTA-sagatoxin-Srs1a-like — MAVPLAGTSIEQISSSINTGRNGSIQINNQSAIYTLKHPRVFTSSGYPLSPPPPTIARNSIGACTFTKTSSSFRGSVGVLTYQILDIEAHTPGKLVIMFSVPFDYNMYENWFALGIFEENITCDQDLFRQMYYEKGSFTRSKGTGNEISYSQKNLQVKGTMSPAGKSIMKVEFEDQ, encoded by the exons ATGGCTGTACCTCTGGCTGGCACCAGCATTGAACAAATTTCCTCCAGTATAAacacaggaagaaatggcagCATTCAAATTAACAATCAAAGTGCAATTTATACCTTAAAACACCCAAG GGTCTTCACCTCCAGTGGATATCCTCTCAGTCCTCCACCACCAACAATTGCAAGAAACAGCATCGGAGCATGCACCTTTACCAAAACCTCAAGTTCATTCCGGGGTTCTGTGGGGGTCCTGACTTACCAAATCCTCGACATTGAGGCGCACACTCCTGGAAAACTCGTTATAATGTTCTCTGTACCTTTTGACTATAATATGTATGAAAACTGGTTTGCCCTTGGCATTTTTGAAGAAAATATAACATGTGATCAGGATCTATTCCGACAAATGTATTATGAGAAGGGCTCATTTACCCGAAGCAAGGGTACAGGGAATGAGATCAGTTATTCCCAAAAAAACCTGCAAGTGAAAGGAACAATGTCTCCTGCAGGCAAATCTATTATGAAGGTTGAATTTGAGGACCAGTAG
- the mrpl42 gene encoding 39S ribosomal protein L42, mitochondrial isoform X2, with product MAPWGHGNWLSAVLTCVRCSRLLSHAKGALPVNSAATHQVSRCVKPSNVDLGLTRDGKTVVCFHPEPNISYEMTQPIPKVDPITASAETHDVVLKSRLSGAVLKEERGPTIEELNIINDAGKEIHPKTDRWINRTSCA from the exons ATGGCGCCGTGGGGTCATGGCAACTGGCTGTCTGCTGTACTTACTTGTGTTCGGTGTAGTAGACTGTTAAGCCACGCCAAAG GCGCTTTGCCAGTCAATTCCGCAGCAACTCACCAAGTGAGTCGTTGTGTCAAACCCAG TAACGTGGACCTTGGTTTGACGCGTGATGGCAAGACTGTAGTGTGTTTCCATCCTGAGCCAAACATTTCCTATGAGATGACTCAG CCCATCCCTAAAGTAGACCCCATCACTGCGTCTGCGGAAACACATGATGTGGTGCTGAAGTCTCGGCTTAGTGGTGCCGTTTTAAAGGAGGAACGCGGGCCGACTATAGAGGAGCTTA atATCATAAACGACGCAGGAAAAGAAATCCACCCAAAGACCGATAGATGGATTAACCGTACAAGCTGCGCATAG
- the mrpl42 gene encoding 39S ribosomal protein L42, mitochondrial isoform X1 → MAPWGHGNWLSAVLTCVRCSRLLSHAKGALPVNSAATHQVSRCVKPSNVDLGLTRDGKTVVCFHPEPNISYEMTQPIPKVDPITASAETHDVVLKSRLSGAVLKEERGPTIEELSKMFYTTKHRWYPVGEYHKRRRKRNPPKDR, encoded by the exons ATGGCGCCGTGGGGTCATGGCAACTGGCTGTCTGCTGTACTTACTTGTGTTCGGTGTAGTAGACTGTTAAGCCACGCCAAAG GCGCTTTGCCAGTCAATTCCGCAGCAACTCACCAAGTGAGTCGTTGTGTCAAACCCAG TAACGTGGACCTTGGTTTGACGCGTGATGGCAAGACTGTAGTGTGTTTCCATCCTGAGCCAAACATTTCCTATGAGATGACTCAG CCCATCCCTAAAGTAGACCCCATCACTGCGTCTGCGGAAACACATGATGTGGTGCTGAAGTCTCGGCTTAGTGGTGCCGTTTTAAAGGAGGAACGCGGGCCGACTATAGAGGAGCTTAGTAAGATGTTTTACACCACAAAGCACCGCTGGTACCCTGTTGGAGA atATCATAAACGACGCAGGAAAAGAAATCCACCCAAAGACCGATAG
- the tmem30b gene encoding cell cycle control protein 50B, translating to MKAGPSRTNRPDNTAFTQQRLPAWQPILSAGIVIPGFTLIGLAFIGVGVALFVTSQKITDLEIDYTGVAATSPCFKCTSFAAENCMCQMEFTLTTLFEGPVFFYYGLTSYYQNFRTYGVSKDGYQLSGDTYYFNNPQDSCAPYQYDSNNNPIVPCGSIANSMFSDTFQLYQVVNGMKKQVPLDGKGIAWWTDYNIKYSNPALVNGSFANAFSGTVKPVNWSKPVYELDPTDQANNGFLNQNFLVWMRQAALPKFQKLYGRIAEGDYAQGLPAGNYTLLINYSYPVISFGGTKKVVLSNVSWMGGKNQFLGIAYLVIGSLCIVMAMVMLIIYAKYKFTDDDEDM from the exons ATGAAAGCCGGACCGTCGAGAACCAACAGGCCAGATAACACGGCGTTTACGCAGCAGCGGCTCCCTGCCTGGCAGCCTATTCTGTCCGCTGGTATCGTCATCCCCGGGTTCACGCTCATCGGACTGGCCTTCATCGGCGTCGGGGTCGCACTTTTCGTGACTTCGCAGAAGATCACAGACCTGGAG ATTGACTACACAGGTGTTGCAGCAACCTCACCGTGCTTCAAGTGCACCAGTTTTGCTGCAGAGAATTGCATGTGTCAAATGGAATTCACCTTAACGACCCTGTTTGAG gggcCTGTTTTCTTCTATTATGGCCTCACCAGTTATTATCAGAACTTCAGAACCTATGGTGTCTCTAAAGATGGTTACCAGCTGTCAGGAGATACCTACTACTTCAAT AATCCTCAAGATAGCTGCGCGCCTTACCAGTATGATTCTAACAATAACCCAATCGTGCCCTGTGGATCCATAGCCAACAGCATGTTCAGTG ATACTTTCCAGCTGTATCAGGTCGTTAATGGCATGAAGAAGCAGGTTCCTTTGGATGGGAAAGGAATCGCGTGGTGGACTGACTACAACATCAAATACAGCAATCCTGCACTTGTCAATGGCTCCTTTGCCAACGCCTTCAGCG GTACCGTGAAACCTGTAAACTGGTCCAAGCCAGTATACGAGCTGGACCCCACCGACCAGGCCAATAACGGTTTCCTGAACCAGAACTTCCTGGTATGGATGAGGCAGGCAGCCCTGCCTAAATTCCAGAAGCTGTACGGACGAATCGCAGAGGGGGATTATGCCCAAGGACTTCCTGCCGGCAACTATACGCTGTTGATCAACTACA GCTACCCAGTGATTAGCTTTGGGGGCACTAAAAAGGTGGTGTTGAGCAATGTCTCCTGGATGGGGGGCAAGAACCAGTTCCTGGGCATCGCCTACCTGGTTATTGGCTCTCTCTGCATCGTCATGGCGATGGTCATGCTCATCATTTATGCAAAATACAAGTTCACAGACGATGATGAAGATATGTAG